Part of the Cottoperca gobio chromosome 16, fCotGob3.1, whole genome shotgun sequence genome, TTATATGCAGGCTAATGAAAACTCATATCCCACTaatattctcacacacacacacacacacacacacacacacacacacacacacacaatccattaGTCACCTTCTTGTAAAGGCGTTCCGATATTGGCTCATATCCAAAAAACCTCTTGAGatctaaatctttttttcacCTTCCGACTAGAAATGTGGGCTTTTCTTTTGAACATGCATCTTTTCTCCAGCCTCGGGGGTACAATTACCACTgccatgtgcattattcacttttacaactttgtacttatactacttgtactctattttattctattccatgattgtgtactcgccactttactttattgttcttttgctgtaacaaggtaaatttccccgttgtgggactaataaaggatttctgattctgactgTTGGCTAGCGCTGGCTGGCCTTTAACATTAAGATaattaaactaaaaataattgtatatatataaagatgtatATTCCATATGCACAGTACACATGAAAGAATAATACGCTGTTTACATGACGCTGCATCACATTTAGAATAATAGTGGAATATTAGTGAGCAAGTAAACACGGTCATTGTGGCAACACCACAAATAGTTACTGGCAGGGCACTAACTGTCACAGTATCAACACCAACAGCCAACATCAGGTtcagaacaacaacagacacTGAGCCCCAACTGTCACCGTGTCAACAGGAAAAACTTGCTCTCTCGCGCTTAATGTTATGAAACAAGTTAATCCAAGTTGGTTGCTGAAACGTATTCTGGGCGATGTCATAATTATCAAAAGCTGAACACAGTTTCACAGCATGAGAAAGAGCTCGCAGAGTTCTCTCAAACATGGGCTCAATACCCAATAAACACCTTAATATTTCACCGTTAAAAGTCAATGGGAGTCGTGTAACCGTAGAGAGACTTGTGTACAAGTAGATACTAAAATCTGGCAGAGCAATTAGATATGGATCGTAATACAGGGGCTACAACTCATGTgtgtctcaatgtgtgtgtgcgtgtgtgtgtgcgtgtgtgtgtgtgtgtgtgtgtgtgtgtgtgtgtgtgtgtgtgtgtgtgtgtgtgtgtgttttacctaCCAGTAAAGTGTCGCTGGGAAAAGAGGTGCTGGATGAAGTGTATGTCAGCAGAGAAGATCAGGTCGTGCAACTTGTCCACACTCATGCGGACCGCAGTGTTGATGTGCAGCCGCCCGTTCAGATCAGCGCAGAAGGACTCCACCTCACCTGAAGTCAGGGTCAAgagttaaaaatgttattttggttaaaaaaatgttttcaagttTTGTTCTGAGGTATATAAAATGGTATAAATAGTTATATATTGCCAAATGTAATGTTAAACGTTTGCCAGTGTATGTAAACGGAGAGACATTTACGTGCGTTTGTTTTAAGAGATAAATTTGGCGTTTGAATAATCACACTTACTCTAACCATGATAATGACTTTAAGTTAttgcagaggaaacacagattGCTGCTGAATGCATTTGGCGTATACCTCAACAGGTGAAGTCTTCTGAGTAGTTTTCTAGTTTACACATTAACATCTTCCGTTTAATATTAAACCTCCAGGCAATTATTTCACAATCTTGTCAGCTTGGAGGCAATTTTAGGTAAATCATCTGCCAATACAGCAAAGCATAAACTTCCAAAAggaattattttatttggttCAGGACAGATTCAACGGAAAAAAACCTTCCCTGAAATGATTTCAGAAGAGGTGGAAGCAACGAATCAGAAAGAAGCACATCGTTCCCAGAGATCAGGAGGAGAGAAATAGAACTATAAATAACCTTTAGCACCTTTAGTTAGTTCACAGTCAGATTAAAGCTAACAACCATGAATGAGCACAGTCTATTAAATAAAGAGGACACCACGAGTATAGAGAATAGAGGTTAAAATAGAATAACAGCATAAAATCCTTTGAGAGTTTATCAAAAAAGGCTTAAAGACACAATTAAAGCTCAGCAGGACACTGATGTTTAAAATGACGTGGTGCCCTGATGGTGCCTTGTGCTTCAAGTTGTGTCCCTGATTATTAATCCTCTCAAATAACAAAAGTACgtcattaaaatgaaatgaaaatgttgtttaagAAAAAGAGCATTAACATATAGAGTATATATTCTAATCTAATCTTTATATAATGTACACTTTCTCATCATCTCTGGGTTCTTGTGGTGGTGTGTTCACCCAAACAACACTCACTCTCTTCTTGCGTGTCAGATGAGTTGCTGGGGTCGGTGGGCAGTTCCTCATCGATGGTGATGTCCAATGAGGAGAGGTTTCCCAGACTGGTGGTTGTCGGGGGCAGCATATGATTGGCTGACTCGGACAGGCTGTCCCCGCCCTCTTCCAGACTCTGATGCAGtgaggggggaaagaaaacacacacaccagaggacAGTTAGCAAGAGGTTTGTAGGGAAATCAGCCCATTGTCATATGACTTGAGAGGAAAGAGGCCTCAGCTGAGATGACCTCGTGTTGACGCGGTCTGAGCAGACATACCACTGCAGCCGAGTAATTAATCTGAAACAGACACAGTCAACACAGCACTCCATTTATTCACTTTAGCTTAGCTCGGGCTTGATCCGTTACTATCCCAATCAAGACTGCAGGGGAAGCAACCACAGCAACGGGTATTGAGCACAGCGGACTGGACATAGAAACAACCAGGACAACTACACAGTTTTCCACATCCTGCATTTTGTATCTCACTTCATTTAATTCTGTTTCatgtgattttatttgtgtctttatgttgatctaatgtattattttggCCTTATCTAAGCATTGTCTCGtgtttgaaaggtgctatacgATGAGCCTGCCTTCCTCCAGAGCGTTTGTTTTGTTCAGTGATTTTAAACCAGTTAAAAAGACAAACTATTAGAGGTACAGATAGGGCCAGATTTGCATAAAGGCTAAATCTTTTACAAGAGTCGTGTGTTTCAAGAGTCAGTGAATAGTTTATTCAGGACAGATTAAAATCAAACATCAGCTTGAGTTTTACTACTAAGCACTTCTAATGCCAGCTTGTACTGGATATGCAAGTGTACAAATCTGATTTGTTAATCACTGGCTTTACACAAGCACAGAATCCACTACATGCATCtgtaaaacaatgaatacaCTGCACACAACTTTGTTATAGGTTTTGATttagttaaaaatatatattactttcAGTCAAAACGTAGCAAAGGTGACAGCCGTCTTGAGTCACTACAGTCCCGTAAATTGTGACGTAGTTACACTATTGTGTATGTGAACCTGCCGCAGTTTATGGGACTGTTGTGAGTCCAGGTGTCCTCCGTGTCTATGTATCCGGCtggctataatatatatatatatatatatattttactattcTTGCTCAACTGCCTTGCACATGAAGTAATAAAAAGATAGGACAGCATAACACTAAACTAAAGACTAGCTTTTGTTGTACGTCAAAGCATGTGTGGGTGTCAAGAAGAACACTCACAAAGGAGGCGGTAGCAGAGGCCGGGGCAGAGGCAGAGGCGTAGGTGGGAGTGGTGGATGGCAGCGAGCTGTGGGAGCTGGGCGGGCTGTGATCGAGGGGGTCAGAGCTGAGTCTGCGTCCAGATGACGAAGGCACCTCTATGGGCAGACAGGAGGCggaggaagggggagaggaGCCCGCAAGGTTGTTAGCTGAGGGAGGGCTGGCTGGACCGCAGAGCACCAGGGGAGGGGGCGAGCTGCCCGTAGAGGGAACAGACACTGAGCTCAGGTCTAGTAGATCTGTAACCGACACTGACTCGTCTCCTGGCCTGGggaacagagggagaggaagtgagacacatcagtgagagaaagacagagaaacagccGAGTGTTTGGGAAAGAGCTTAAGGGCAGGGGAAGAAAATCCTTAATGCAATTTTAGTCTAGCTGATattaaaaaacactaaaataaatgtacctgataaagattgttttctctactgctttttcttttttagcgAACAGAATACAATTACaattgtctgtctctctcccttttgtaATACCAGGTATTCAGCTAAATAACTGATGCTTAAACGTCAGTAATAGTAAACAACATTCTCAGCGCTAGCAAAGAAAAAGATAACACAGCACATGCATAGTAGTTTTCTAGAAGTAGACACTCAATCGTATTTTAATAAACAACTAAAAGAAGCAGATTCCTGCCTTGGGGGCACAAACTCTACTCCAAAAATGTTACTtatgtttaacacacacacacacacacacacacacacacgtttttttACACATGGACACTCACAGTAGGCCGTTCATGTGATTGGCGGTGGGGGAGACGTAGTCGTCGTCTTCACTGGTGAGGCCTAGCTCGGTGCCGTAACACTGATGTACGATGTGCCAGAGCTCTTTGGGAGATAGAGActgcaaaataaacacaatagtCTTATTCAGCAGTTAATCAGCATCAAATTAACATTACGTATTGATTACTGATGATCCAATCAGTCGGTTCAGCCACTTAATCATCAATACAAGGTCACGCATTATACAAGTTGAATCTTTTATAACCAATCGCAGacgttgtttttctttgaatgttacattttgctacaaataacacatttaatccATCATAGCAGCAAATAAGTAAGTCTAACACCTCTGACTCTAAACAAAATATAGCATTTAAAGAGTATTCTTGGCGGCGACTTCAGTGTTTAGTTTGAAAGCATTTTGCAGATGAAAAGTCAATTTGTCTCATCGAGCAACTGCTGCCACGTGCTTTAATACTCTGCTGCTGCGTTTCTGCAAATGTCTATATTCAAGCGCTGCAAATAACGGTGATTTAAATTGTTTTCCCAAGCCTGTGTTTGTGGCCATCTCCTGCCTATTCACGCTCTGCTCTATTCTCAGATGTTAACTACCGGCCGTGTCACAGCAGGCAGCAGCATAAAGCGGTAGGAGGGTGGGAGAGGAGATTATACCTTGTCCAACAGTGCGTTCTGCCACAGACGGAAAATCATCATGAAGCTGCGATCCCTTGCTCCGAAAGATGTGAAGAAGTGCTGACAGAGTGAATATCAGTGTGACAGGAagaagcgggggggggggaagaaagaagaaaaatgtgatttGACTGATGTTTTCCCTCTGTTGGGATGTTTGCTTTGTCACAGTGGAGATAAATTGTAGTCAGCTCATTTTAGACTGCTTCACTAGCAAAAAAGGATCATTTAAAAGTAAACTTTTATCAACAGGCAACACTTTACATGCTTTCGTAGCAGCAGTTAACTTAAACTGTTAAGGTTTTCCTTTtggtaaaacaaattaaattaaagtcttAAGTTCTTAAGGCACAAACTCGAGCTCAACATTATTTGTGTTCCAGTCTGACCTTCTCATTGTCAGTACTGATCTGGATGGCGTTTGGGATGAGCTTGGCAGTCTTCTCCTTTGTCATAGAGGTCACGTCTTTCAGCAGGATAGTGATCTGTAATGAGGAGAGAGATTTACCATGTGTGTGCTTCAGAGTGCGATACTCTTATCTCACCAGTGGCCTGAGCGTATCTCCATTGATCAGCAAACAAGTGCATTAAAAAGTACTTCCTATCTGATTGCAGGTGTCACATGAACCGGGTTACAACAGGGATTTGTTTGACTGTGCGCGTGCAAAtgtgtacacagtgtgtgtgcatgacttACAGTGGTTTCCCAGCGGAAGATGTTACTGTAGAAACAAAGCCAATTCTCTGACAGGTAAAGGCGGCCCTGAAGCAGTATGTCCTTCTGCAGAGCGCAAGAGTAGTCTGAGGAAAGGAACGGGGGGGGAGGGGAAACACGGCTTGTATCAAAAAATCAATTCAAGAGGTTGATTTTAACAGGGAGGGGTTTTGCTATTTAATCTTCTCACGGTGTAGTTTGCTCCACTTGAGCTCAGCACACAGAGTTTAATTTGACTTTGCCCCCTCAGTGTCTCACTCACCCACTATAAGTCGCTCCGTGTCAGGAAGTTTCTTAAAGAGTTTACGGAAATCCTCGTTCCGCTGTTTATATGTAGGACTGAGAACCTGAGGGCGAGGACAGGAAAAAGAAAGGGGAACATGGTGATCTGATTCACAACTTGCCTGCCCAACAGTCGCTAGCCTTGAGCCCTGAGATGTTTGGTTAAATATCTAAACCACAAACTAGCTCCACTCGTCTGAAActtaaaacagacaaacatcagCTAAATAAAGTACCCTGGAGTGAAAATGCCTAATGACAGGCTGTTAATATATACTTACATTGTACCAGCTCTGCATTTTCTGTAAAGAAAAGAACAGTATATTAGTAGTGAACTCGTATTTCTCTGTGACTGAAAAGATTACAGTAAAACAGGTATGGAAAAATCTATCAGCTGGTAGAGTAACACACTTTGCTGTATGAATGCATGTGATCCTGCAGGTCCAGTCACTAGGCTAAGCCTGTTTGGTGTAACCTTGAGGTTTTGCAGTTTTCAGCACttctccatttaaaaaaagaagtgtcACAGACCAGCTGTAATGCACACAGGCATGCCATTAGTATAACAAGCTGTTCTTTTCACAACAATGAGcctgaaataaaaagagatgtGAAAGCTTAAACGAATCCCTCAGGCAAACAAAACCACAGACGTGTGGTCTGGACATTTACAGAGCGCAAACATGCTAACACTTTTAACTGTGCAAACAAAACCAGTCGGTATTGTAACAGCTCACAATATggataaatacaaaacaaacattgtgcgGATGACAATTTACTAGCATGGAAGTGGAATGCCTTttacccccccacacacacacacaacaatattaaagatgttaatttattatcaatttattgTAAAAGTCTAACTGAAAATGCAGCTGAACGCTCAGATTGATTAGAAATGTTGCAACATTTTGTTACCATGTTactaaaatgttgatttagatcAAACTCTTAGATCAAAGTCATCATGGAAATAGTTTGAGTCTTTGATGTGGAcacaacaagaagaagaaagcacaACTTTAactcttgtgtttaccagagatttGTTcataagtttcttggaaataagtcattcagcatttTTAACAAAGACATTCAAAAATGACTAAATCGACTATACAAGCCGACTAAAGACTAAAACAACCAATCAGTCGATGAATCGACTAAGAGGGGGCAGCCCTACACATCAGTGGATATTCTGCGTTACCTTGGCATTGCGGCTGAAGTGGCGAGAAGCAAGTGGGTAGGCAGATGTGAGGGAGGAAGCAGAAGATATGGAGGGCAGGGGACTATCTGAGCCACCTcctccaccgcctcctcctcctcctccaccacctcctcctcctcctccacagctcttctctcctcctcccccctcgcTCTCACTGGCCCTGCTACCCCCAAGGACCCTGCGCCGCAGGGAGGGAGAGCTGCCGGGGGTGCTGCGTGGAGA contains:
- the gramd1a gene encoding protein Aster-A isoform X2; translation: MTMSSPVGLEGITLAQPIPVPTLTILPPSSDTESWSRSPSPRPSRSSRYGRSHRSRTRTKKRNEEEQGCTPKRQWGKTAQIIMKETAEKGTIQHRSPSPSSSVATQMEGEEQGQDIPSQDLLLPPSRTWSRSPSPSRRSRWSFRSLLSRDSDWEGCSTASNSPRSTPGSSPSLRRRVLGGSRASESEGGGGEKSCGGGGGGGGGGGGGGGGGGSDSPLPSISSASSLTSAYPLASRHFSRNAKKMQSWYNVLSPTYKQRNEDFRKLFKKLPDTERLIVDYSCALQKDILLQGRLYLSENWLCFYSNIFRWETTITILLKDVTSMTKEKTAKLIPNAIQISTDNEKHFFTSFGARDRSFMMIFRLWQNALLDKSLSPKELWHIVHQCYGTELGLTSEDDDYVSPTANHMNGLLPGDESVSVTDLLDLSSVSVPSTGSSPPPLVLCGPASPPSANNLAGSSPPSSASCLPIEVPSSSGRRLSSDPLDHSPPSSHSSLPSTTPTYASASAPASATASFSLEEGGDSLSESANHMLPPTTTSLGNLSSLDITIDEELPTDPSNSSDTQEESEVESFCADLNGRLHINTAVRMSVDKLHDLIFSADIHFIQHLFSQRHFTDLSVSEWQQDSNSGNTSRVLSYTIALNNPLGPKTAPVVETQTLHKSSARGECFVVDSEVITSGIPYQDYFYTVHRYCLTSINKHKSRLRVSSDICYRKQPWSLVKALIEKNTWSGIEEYYRHMESEVSKLETLLQTEVSVVTTGDALGADAAKTPPALRRRKRTCSRRQGDKEREREGGGMGSGDRGVRGVGEDRDRREASAQYLKLGERSRGGGPNSISTILLIVSFILVVLVALNMLLFYKLYALERAAHTLETWHSYSVADSPVASDGRRVG
- the gramd1a gene encoding protein Aster-A isoform X3, with amino-acid sequence MLMCSCEKVDFNITSRTVARLVFEAEQDNRNGGNSSNGSTASNSPRSTPGSSPSLRRRVLGGSRASESEGGGGEKSCGGGGGGGGGGGGGGGGGGSDSPLPSISSASSLTSAYPLASRHFSRNAKKMQSWYNVLSPTYKQRNEDFRKLFKKLPDTERLIVDYSCALQKDILLQGRLYLSENWLCFYSNIFRWETTITILLKDVTSMTKEKTAKLIPNAIQISTDNEKHFFTSFGARDRSFMMIFRLWQNALLDKSLSPKELWHIVHQCYGTELGLTSEDDDYVSPTANHMNGLLPGDESVSVTDLLDLSSVSVPSTGSSPPPLVLCGPASPPSANNLAGSSPPSSASCLPIEVPSSSGRRLSSDPLDHSPPSSHSSLPSTTPTYASASAPASATASFSLEEGGDSLSESANHMLPPTTTSLGNLSSLDITIDEELPTDPSNSSDTQEESEVESFCADLNGRLHINTAVRMSVDKLHDLIFSADIHFIQHLFSQRHFTDLSVSEWQQDSNSGNTSRVLSYTIALNNPLGPKTAPVVETQTLHKSSARGECFVVDSEVITSGIPYQDYFYTVHRYCLTSINKHKSRLRVSSDICYRKQPWSLVKALIEKNTWSGIEEYYRHMESEVSKLETLLQTEVSVVTTGDALGADAAKTPPALRRRKRTCSRRQGDKEREREGGGMGSGDRGVRGVGEDRDRREASAQYLKLGERSRGGGPNSISTILLIVSFMICISLVVLVALNMLLFYKLYALERAAHTLETWHSYSVADSPVASDGRRVG
- the gramd1a gene encoding protein Aster-A isoform X1, producing MTMSSPVGLEGITLAQPIPVPTLTILPPSSDTESWSRSPSPRPSRSSRYGRSHRSRTRTKKRNEEEQGCTPKRQWGKTAQIIMKETAEKGTIQHRSPSPSSSVATQMEGEEQGQDIPSQDLLLPPSRTWSRSPSPSRRSRWSFRSLLSRDSDWEGCSTASNSPRSTPGSSPSLRRRVLGGSRASESEGGGGEKSCGGGGGGGGGGGGGGGGGGSDSPLPSISSASSLTSAYPLASRHFSRNAKKMQSWYNVLSPTYKQRNEDFRKLFKKLPDTERLIVDYSCALQKDILLQGRLYLSENWLCFYSNIFRWETTITILLKDVTSMTKEKTAKLIPNAIQISTDNEKHFFTSFGARDRSFMMIFRLWQNALLDKSLSPKELWHIVHQCYGTELGLTSEDDDYVSPTANHMNGLLPGDESVSVTDLLDLSSVSVPSTGSSPPPLVLCGPASPPSANNLAGSSPPSSASCLPIEVPSSSGRRLSSDPLDHSPPSSHSSLPSTTPTYASASAPASATASFSLEEGGDSLSESANHMLPPTTTSLGNLSSLDITIDEELPTDPSNSSDTQEESEVESFCADLNGRLHINTAVRMSVDKLHDLIFSADIHFIQHLFSQRHFTDLSVSEWQQDSNSGNTSRVLSYTIALNNPLGPKTAPVVETQTLHKSSARGECFVVDSEVITSGIPYQDYFYTVHRYCLTSINKHKSRLRVSSDICYRKQPWSLVKALIEKNTWSGIEEYYRHMESEVSKLETLLQTEVSVVTTGDALGADAAKTPPALRRRKRTCSRRQGDKEREREGGGMGSGDRGVRGVGEDRDRREASAQYLKLGERSRGGGPNSISTILLIVSFMICISLVVLVALNMLLFYKLYALERAAHTLETWHSYSVADSPVASDGRRVG
- the gramd1a gene encoding protein Aster-A isoform X4 gives rise to the protein MPHDMFDTASNSPRSTPGSSPSLRRRVLGGSRASESEGGGGEKSCGGGGGGGGGGGGGGGGGGSDSPLPSISSASSLTSAYPLASRHFSRNAKKMQSWYNVLSPTYKQRNEDFRKLFKKLPDTERLIVDYSCALQKDILLQGRLYLSENWLCFYSNIFRWETTITILLKDVTSMTKEKTAKLIPNAIQISTDNEKHFFTSFGARDRSFMMIFRLWQNALLDKSLSPKELWHIVHQCYGTELGLTSEDDDYVSPTANHMNGLLPGDESVSVTDLLDLSSVSVPSTGSSPPPLVLCGPASPPSANNLAGSSPPSSASCLPIEVPSSSGRRLSSDPLDHSPPSSHSSLPSTTPTYASASAPASATASFSLEEGGDSLSESANHMLPPTTTSLGNLSSLDITIDEELPTDPSNSSDTQEESEVESFCADLNGRLHINTAVRMSVDKLHDLIFSADIHFIQHLFSQRHFTDLSVSEWQQDSNSGNTSRVLSYTIALNNPLGPKTAPVVETQTLHKSSARGECFVVDSEVITSGIPYQDYFYTVHRYCLTSINKHKSRLRVSSDICYRKQPWSLVKALIEKNTWSGIEEYYRHMESEVSKLETLLQTEVSVVTTGDALGADAAKTPPALRRRKRTCSRRQGDKEREREGGGMGSGDRGVRGVGEDRDRREASAQYLKLGERSRGGGPNSISTILLIVSFMICISLVVLVALNMLLFYKLYALERAAHTLETWHSYSVADSPVASDGRRVG